In a single window of the Balaenoptera acutorostrata chromosome 3, mBalAcu1.1, whole genome shotgun sequence genome:
- the PNP gene encoding purine nucleoside phosphorylase, which translates to MDNGFTYEDYQNTAKWLLSHTKHRPQVAVICGSGLGGLSDKLTQAQIFDYSEIPNFPKSTVPGHAGRLVFGILNGRGCVMMQGRFHMYEGYPLWKVTFPVRVFQLLGVDTLVVTNAAGGLNPRFEVGDIMLIRDHINLPGFCGENPLRGPNDERFGVRFPAMSDAYDRDMRQKAHSIWKQMGEQRELQEGTYVMVAGPTFETVAECRLLQKLGADAVGMSTVPEVIVARHCGLRVFGFSLITNKVIWDYESREKANHKEVLDAGKQAAQKLEQFVSILMASIPLPDNAS; encoded by the exons ATGGACAACGG aTTCACGTATGAAGATTATCAGAACACTGCAAAATGGCTTTTGTCTCACACCAAACACCGACCTCAAGTGGCGGTGATCTGTGGTTCTGGGTTAGGAGGTCTGAGTGACAAATTAACTCAGGCCCAGATCTTTGACTACAGTGAAATACCGAACTTTCCCAAAAGTACAG TGCCAGGTCATGCTGGTCGACTGGTGTTTGGGATCTTGAATGGCAGAGGCTGTGTGATGATGCAGGGCAGGTTCCACATGTATGAAGGCTACCCGCTCTGGAAG GTGACATTCCCAGTGAGGGTTTTCCAGCTTCTGGGTGTGGACACCCTAGTGGTCACCAATGCAGCTGGAGGGCTCAACCCCAGGTTTGAGGTTGGAGATATCATGCTGATCCGCGATCACATCAATCTACCTGGTTTCTGCGGTGAGAACCCTCTCAGAGGGCCCAATGATGAAAG GTTTGGAGTTCGTTTCCCTGCCATGTCTGATGCCTATGACCGGGATATGAGGCAGAAGGCTCACAGTATCTGGAAGCAAATGGGAGAGCAGAGAGAGTTACAGGAAGGAACCTATGTGATGGTGGCAGGCCCCACCTTTGAGACTGTGGCAGAGTGTCGTCTGCTGCAGAAGCTGGGGGCAGATGCTGTTG GCATGAGCACAGTACCAGAAGTTATAGTTGCAAGGCACTGTGGTCTTCGAGTCTTTGGCTTCTCTCTCATCACTAACAAGGTCATCTGGGATTATGAAAGCCGGGAGAAGGCCAATCACAAGGAAGTACTAGATGCTGGGAAGCAAGCTGCGCAGAAATTGGAGCAATTTGTCTCCATTCTTATGGCTAGCATTCCACTGCCTGACAATGCCAGTTAA